AGGACGCCGCCGCGGGCGGTCAGCGTCTCCTCGGCACCTTCGGCGATGAAGTCCTTGATGTACGACGACCGTGTCCGCTGATCGTCACCGAGCGCGAGGGCATCGGCCATCGCCGACGGGTGGCCGGTGCTGACCGCGACCAGGCTGGTGAACCGCTCCGGGTGCTTGGCCGCCAGCTGCCAGGCGACGATGCCGCCCCAGTCGTGGCCGACCAGCATCGAGTACGCGATGTTCAAGTGGCCGAGGACGCCGAGGACGTCGCCGGCCAGCCGGTCCAGCCGGTAGTCGTCGACGGCCTCCGGGCGCGCGCCCGGGCTGTATCCGCGCTGATCGATGGTGAGGGTCCGCAGGCCGGCGTCGTGCACGCGCGGCAGCACCGCGTCATAGCAGGACGAGTCGACCGGGAAGCCGTGCAGCAGCACCACCCACGGTCCGCGGGGCGGGCCGCTGCGGTGCACGTCGAACGTCAGGCCGTCGTGTTCTACCTTCAGGTGCTCGGATTCCACGACAGCCAGCTTAGGACGCGCGGCAGCGCCGGTACGCCATCTGTGAGCAACCGTTGCACAGCCGACATGTCGAGATGTTCGTCAACCAGATCGGCGAGCAGATCGAGCTGGTTCTCGCGGACGGCGGTCACGCGCAGGCCGGGCTCGGGCACGAAGCCCGGTTTGCCGGCCGCCGACGCGATCTCGGTCAGAAAGGCCCGGCGGAAGTCGTCGCTCTCCAGCAGTCCGTGGCAATGCGTGCCGTAGACCGCGCCGCGGCGCGCGCCCTCGGGGCCGAGCGTGTCGTCGCGCAACCATGGGGTCTCCGCCGACCGCACCACCCGGCCGTGGTGGATCTCGTAGCCGCGCACCGGGTTCCGGCCGTCGTCACCGGTGAACCGGCGCAGCGTCTTGTCCGGATGGAAGGCGATGGCGACGTCGAGCAGGCCCAGCCCGTCGACGGTGCCGGCACGCGATTCGACGTCGTCGTCGATGGTGCGGCCGAGCATCTGGAAGCCGCCGCAGATGCCGAGTACCGGGCGGCCCTGCGCGGCGCGGCGCGCGAGCGCGGCGTCGAGGCCGCGCTCGCGGAGCCAGCGCAGGTCGTCCACGGTGGCGCGGGTGCCCGGCAGCACCGCGAGGTCGGCGGCGGCCACGGCGGCCGGGTCATCGGCCCAGGTCACATCGACGCCGGGTTCGCAGCCGAGCGCCTCGACGTCGGTGGCGTTCGAGACGCGGGGCAGCCGGATCGCGGCGACGGCGAGGGTGGCGTCCCGGTGTCCGGCGGCCGGGGGGCCGACGCGGCGGCCGACCGGGCTGGCGAGCGAGTCCTCGGCGTCGATCCAGATGTCCGGATGGAACGGCAGCACGCCGAGGGTGGGCCGCCCGGTGCGCTCGCGGAGCATGTCCAGTCCCGGGGTCAGGATCGCCGGGTCGCCGCGGAACTTGTTGATCACGTACCCGGCGACGAGTTCCTGATCGGCGGGGTCGAGCACCGCGGTGGTGCCGAAGAGCCCGGCCAGTGCGCCGCCACGATCGATGTCGGCCACCACGAGGACGGGGAGTCGTGCGCGCTGGGCGAGGCCGAGGTTCGCCAGGTCGTTCGCGCGGAGGTTGATCTCCGCGATCGAACCCGCCCCTTCGGCGATCACGACGTCGAATTCGCTTCGGAGAGAAGACAATTCGTCGTGGACGAGGTCGGCGAGACGAGCCCGCCAGGTCTGGTAGTCACCGGCCCCGACGTCGCCGACCGCGCGGCCGCGGACCACCACCTGAGACCGGCGGTCGCTCCCGGGCTTGAGGAGAACCGGGTTGAATCGGGTATCCGGCTCGAGCCCGCAGGCGGCCGCCTGTAGCGCCTGGGCGCGGCCGATCTCACCGCCGTCGAGGGTGACCGCCGAATTGTTCGACATGTTCTGCGCCTTGAACGGGGCGACGCGGACGCCCCGGCGTGCCAGGGAGCGGCACAGTCCGGCGGTCACCAGGCTCTTCCCCGCGTCGCTCGACGTCCCGCCCACCAGCAGGGCGCCCCGGATCGGTGTCACCGCGCCACCCTACCGTTCTCACCGAAGTCGGAGCCGCCGGATACCATGCGGCGTGAACCGTCGGCGTCGGCCGCCGGCACAGGACGAGGAGGTGAGAGTCGATGACCGGTCCGGTCCCGGGTGGTGTCTTCGCCGGATACGACGTGCTCTCGCTGCTGGGGCGCGGTGGGATGGGCACCGTGTTCCTCGTCCGCAATCCGCATCTCGACCGGCGGGAGGCGCTGAAGGTGCTGACGGTCGACGCGCACGGCGACTTCGCCGCGCGTTTCGCCGCCGAGGCCCGCACCGTGGCGTCGCTGGACCATCCGGGGATCGTGACCGTCTATCACCACGGGATCACCGACGGCATCCCGTGGTTCACCATGCAGTTCCTCGCCGGGAACGATCTCGCCGGGGTCGGGCGGCTGCCGCTTCCCGAGGTCCGCGAGATCGTCCGGCAGGCGGGCGACGCCCTCGACTACGCGCATCGCCGCGGCGTGGTCCACCGCGACGTCAAGCCGGCCAACGTGCAGGTCGGGCGCACCGATGCCGGGGCGATCGACCGGGTGACCGTCCTCGACTTCGGCATCGCCCGGCTGGCCGGCGCCACCTCGCTGACCGCCGCCGACTCGTTCGTGGGCACGCTCACCTATTCGGCGCCGGAGACGGTCCGCGGGCAGCGCGACGTGCCGGCCGCCGACCAGTATTCGCTCGCCTGCACCGCCTACGAGTTGCTGACCGGGCGGCCGCCGTTCGCGGGACTGTCCACCGCGGCGCTGCTGTCGGCACAGCTCAACGACACCCCGCCGCCGATCAGCAGCCTGGTCCCCGAGCTGGCCGGACTCGATCCGGTCTTCGCGCGCGCCCTGGCCAAGGAGCCGGAGCAGCGCTATCCGTCGTGCGCGGCGTTCGCCGCCGCCCTCACCGCGGGCGGCGAACCCGCGTCGATACGCCCGCCGACGCGGGTGGCCCCGGTGCCGCTCGTCCCGCCGCCGGCCGCGCCCTCCGCGCCGCCGCCGCGCGGGACCAGGCCGTTCACCGCGCCGGCGCCTCCCCCGCCGAGACCCGCCCCACCGGCGCCGGCCCGTGTTCCCGCTCGCACGCCGCGCTCGAGGTCGTCGTCGACGACCATCGTGCTCGCGGTCCTCGCGATCCTGCTCAGCGTCGGGGTGGTGGCCGGTGCGCTCTATCTCGCGAATTCGCGAAGCTCCGGTACCCCGTCGCCGGGCCCGGCTCCGAGCACCACGACGCTCACCTCGACCACCACCTCCACCGAGGAGCCCGCCAGCGTGTGGGGTCTGGTGGTGAGCCCGCAGGGCCGGGTGGTGCGGTTCAAGGACTACCCGAGCCAGGACGCCCTGCTCGGCGCCGCCGCGAACTACGGCTTCAACGAGTCGTGGGGGTATTCGACGTTCAGCTCGGGCTGCGCAGCCGTCGCGCACGTCACGAGCGGCTCGTCGGCGTACTACACGGCCACCGCCGGGACCCGTTCGGCGGCGTCCGACGCCGCCACCGCGCGCGCCACCTCCGCCACCGGCGAGACCAGCCGGATCGTCTCGACGCTCTGCGTCGGCGATTCGTTCTAGACGTTCCTAAACGTCGTCCTCCGAGGGCCGGCGGCGCCATGCGGCGGGTATCCGGGGCCCGCGGCGCAGGCGCTCCCCGCCGAGCACGTATGCGGCGGTGACGTCGACCACGAGCGTCGACTCGACGCCCCGCCGTTCCCGGCCGCTGCCGGCCAGGAGCAGTTCGTCGCCCGGTTCCAGACGCGTGTCCATCGGCGGTGCCGCGATCTCGGTGCCGTCCGACCGCAGGAGCAGCACCGGCACGATGTGCAGCCGCCGCGTCCGGTCCTCGGGACGACGCAGGAGGTCGCCGAGGCACACCTCGCCCGAACTCAGCCGGCCGACGATCGCGGGCGCGTGGTCGTCGTCGAGGTGGATCTTCCACAGCGCGGGCAGGGTGCGCCCGCATTCGTTGACGAGCCGGGAGATCAGGTCGGCGGCCCACTTCTCGTTCTCGGCCGGGATGTGCCGCAGGAAGCGCGACAGCAGCGGTGAGCTGATACGCGCGTACGCCTCGTGCGCGACGACGTCGCTGGGCACCAGCAGTGCATCGAGGTTCATCGCGTCGAACAACTCCGCGCTGGTGGGCCGGTTCTGTCGCCCGGCGAGGAAGAGCTCGGGGTTGCGCTTGCGCGCACCGGCCAGGATGGACAGGTTGGCGACGTCGTCGTCGGTGCCGGCGACGAGGCCGACGGCGGTGTCCAGGTGCGCCTGCGCCAGGACGGCGGGCTCGCTGGCATCGCCGGTGATCACCTGGATACCGCTGCCACTGTCGAGGTCGGCGATGTCGCGGGCGTCGATCACCGTCATCTCGACGCCGACCTCCCGGAGGTAGCGCGTCAGTTCGTGACCGAATCGGCCGTATCCGCAGACCACCCACCGTCCGGGCGGCGGGGTCCGGCCCCGTTCGGGCAGTTCGGCACCGGGACCGGCTTCGAGCCAGGTGAGCAGCTGGTATCCGGCCGGTGAGTGCAGAGAGAGTCGCAGATGGTCGCCGAATCGCTCAAACGGATCGATCACCGTCGGGGTGCCGAAGGCCCGCATCTGTTCGGCCGTCGAACCGACGATGGTGTGCGAGATCACCGGCAGGTCGGGCCGCAGCAGCGCCGCCGCCATGGTGACCGCCAGATTCACCTGGTCGTCGCCGGTCAGGGCGAGCACCCCGGCGCAACACGGGTGATCGATGCCGGCGAGCCGCAGCTGCGCCGGGTCGCCGGCGTCCGCGGCCAGCCCGGGCACCTCGGTGCGAAACGAGCCGAGATCGAGTTCGTCGATCCGCTCGGCGCTCGGATCGATCACCACCACCTGCTGCGCCATCGCGTCGAACGCGCGAACCAGCACCTCCCCGGCCCGGCCGTAGCCGGCGACCAGGAGGAACGGTTCGCGGATCCGCATCACCTGGCGACTGAACCGGTGCCGGGCCCGCACCTGGCGGAATCCGCGGTCCTGCACCAGCGACAGGAGCGTGCCGACCAGATACGCCCAGCCGAGCACCGTCATGAAGATGCACGCGGTGACCCACAGTCGCTGCGCGATCGTGAACGGCCACGGCGTCTCGCCGAAGCCGATCGTGGTCGCGGTGTAGCTCATCACGTAGAACGCGTCGAACAGGGTGAGATGCACCGTGTGGCCGAGTTCGTCGCGCCCGGGGATCAGGCTGAGGCCGACCACCCCGATCGCGAAGACGACGATCAGCGTGATGAGCGGCGCCCGCATGCGCCGGAGCACGACGAAGACGGTGGCCGAGGTCGGATCCTCGTACTTGCGGGCCGGCTCCCTCGTCCGGCGTCGCGGCGGGTGCCGCTTGGTGACCACGGCCGATCAGCCGCGGTGGAAGGTGACCGTCTCGACCACCAGCAGGGTCACCGAGACCAGGTTGGCCAGCAGCGCACCGGCCGCCAGCGACACGACGCTGGCCACCGCGCCCGACGTCAGACCGTGGGTGCTGACCTGCTGCGCGATCACCCACACCACCACCGCCGCCAGCAACTGGAGGTCGGCGACCAGACTCGTCGCCAGATGGACCGCGCCGAGCTGCGTCCGGTCCCCGAACTTCAGCACCGTCGCGATGAGGCTGACGGTGATCGCCGCGAACAGTTCGTAGACGCTGTGCTCGTTGCGATCGGAGAGGTCGCCGATGACGAACCCGAAGTTCAGCGTCGCGGCGAGCAACACGAAGAAGCCGAAAACGACCTTCGACATGTTCATGCGGCTCACCTTACGGCAGCCGCGCACTGCTCAGGCCGACCAAGCCTTCCTGCCCGGTCGAGACTCCCGGGCGACGGCGCCGGCGTCCCGGACCCCGCTGCCGAATCTGGACGCCGCTGGCGCCACCTGACCCGCGTCGTCCAGATTCGCCAGCACACCGGAGAACTGACAGCGTCGCGACCACCCACCTGCCGATACGCGCTCCGGTCGACCTCCCACGGAATCCGGTTGACACGGCCGCTCCACCGTCTGGGGAGCGCTCAGCGCAGGAATCGCCCGGCCATCCGCCGCGACTCGGCGTCGTCCACGGGCTCACCGTCCGCGAGGATCCGGTACAGCGTCGGTCCGACCAACTCGGCCGCCAACGCCTCCGGATCACCGGACAGCGTCCCGCGCGCGATCAGGCGACCCACCACCGCCCGGGCGGCGTCACCGAGGATGTCGCTGCCCCGCAGGAGCCGGGCGACCGTCGCGTCGTGCTGCGCCTCGCCGAGTAGCGCGCGATAGGCGAGCCCCGCGTCGGACGAGGTCAGGAAGGCGGACAGACCGGCGAGGAACGCCGCCACCTCGGCGACGGGATCGGCCTGCGGCACGACGGCGAGTTCACGCGCGGCGTCGGCAGCGCTCGCTTCGAGCAGAATCTCCGCCTTCGACGACCACCACCGATACACGGTCTGGCGGCCGACACCGGCACGTTCGGCGATCCCCTTCATGGTCATCGCCGCGTATCCGTGTTCGACGAGCATGTCGTCGACGGCCCGCAATACCGCAAGCCTGGCCTGCTCGCTGCGCGGACGACCGGCCGCCTGCATGGCTTCTCCCATGCCCCGACCCTACCCAGCGCCGGACGTCGGTCTCGGCGCAACTCGGGCATGTGACATTCATTACGAGACACTATGTCTAATAATTCTGAACCGGAGCCTCCATGACCACCCTCGACGTCGCCGGCCCACCGGGCCGCACCTCCGCACGTGCGGCCGTCGCCGCCACCGCCTTCGCTTTCCTGGTCACCATGATGGGCACGACCATCCCGACACCCCTCTACTCCCTCTACGCGTCCGAGATGGCGTTCTCACCGCTGATGGTGACCGTCCTCTTCGCCGTCTACGCCCTCGGCGTCGTCGGAGCACTCTCCCTGTTCGGGAGGCTTTCCGACGACGTCGGGCGCCGTCCCGTGTTCCTCCTCGCCGTCGGTCTCGCTCTGCTCAGCGCGCTGCTCTTCCTGTTGCCGCGGTCGGTGGCGCTGCTGATCGTCGCGCGGGTGGTGTCCGGTCTGGCCGCCGGGCTGATGAGCGGCACCGGCACCGCCGCGGTCATCGATCTCTTCCCGGCCGGAAAGAAGGCACTCGGCGGCACCCTCGCCGTGGCCGCCAACACCGGCGGACTCGCCCTCGGAACACTGTTTGCTGGCGTGCTGGCCGACGTCGCGCCACACCCGCTCATCTCGCCCTTCGCGGTGTATGTCGTGCTGTGTCTGATCGCCCTCGCCGGTCTCTTCGCATGGGCCCCGGCGCCCACCGACCGCGGTCGGCTGCGGATCCGTCCGCGACGCCTGCACGTCCCCCGCTCGATCCGCGGGGCGTTCGCCCGCGCCGTTCTCGCCGCCGGAACCGGCTTCGCGGTCACCGGCGTGCTCACCGCCGTGTCGGCGCTGTTCCTCGCCAGAGACCTGGGGCTGCACAGCCATTCCCTGGCCGGGTTCGTGGTCTTTCTCGCCTTCGCCGCGATGGCGGCGGGCCAACTCATCGCGCGCCGTCTACGCCCGCAGACAGCGATCCCCGCGGGTTGTGCCGGTCTGGTCGTCGCGGCGACTCTGCTCGCGACGGCCCTCGGCACCATCACGCTGTGGCCCCTCCTCGCCGCGGCACTCGTCCTCGGGATCTCCGGCGGCGTGTGCCTCAACGCCGGCCTCGCGACGACCGTGGAGCAGGTCCCGCCGGAGCATCGCGGGGAGGTGTCGTCGTCGTTCTTCGCCGGGCTCTACATGATGCTGGCCGTCCCGGCGATCGGTGTCGGCCTGCTCGCCGAGCCCCTCGGCCTGCGCCGGGCCGGGCTGATCTTCGTCGGCGCCGTCATCGTGCTCGCCGCGGGCACCGCCGTCGCAGCCCTGCACACGACACGACGACGAGCGGACGGCTGAGCCCGCTCCCGCGCGGGCTCACTCCGTTGAGCCCGCGCCGAGGGCGTCGATCTCAGCGGCGAGCTTCGGCAGGACAGTGTTGTTCCAGCCGCGCTCGACCGCGTTGCGGGCCATTTTCTGGCGGCGATCGGTCACGTCGAAGCCACTCATATGGAGGAGCACCCGCGTTCCCCGCCCCTGCGGCCGTAACTGCCAGTCGACCAGCCACCGCAGCGGCGGCTCCCCGCGCAGATCGGTCCAGCTGTAGGTGAGTTGCCGCTGTTCGTCGGCCGCGACCACCTGGCACGACATCTCGGCGGCCGGCTTGCCCGGCACCGGAACCTGCACGATGAAGGTCGTGCCCACCGCGGGCGCGAACCCGATCGTCGGCGCCAGCCAGCGCGCGATCGAGTCAGGCTCGGTCAGCGCCCGCCAGGCGATCTCCGGCGCACCGGTGACGAAGATCCCCAACTCCACCACCGCCGGGTCCCGCTCAGCGTCGAACATCGTCTCACCCTAACCGCGCGACGGGCGTCCAGACGCGATGTCGGCCCCCTCCGGTAGCGTCGCCGATCATGAATCCGGACCAGTTCCATGCCCTGCGCGCCGGGCGCTTCGGCGGCCGCGAGCACACCGTCGTCCCCCTCGGCGAACTCCACGTTCGCAGCGGCCGCCTGGAAGCCAGCGACCCCTACGTCGGCCTCGGCGAAGGACTCGTCGTCGCGGTGCCGCCGGGGACCTACCCGGTGGCCGTCACCGTCGTCGACGTCAGCGACGCGCAAGACGGCAGTCACCTCCGGGAGAGCCACTTGAGCGTGATCGTCGCCGAGGGCACCCCGGCCCGCATCGAGTTCGTCGTGCCCGAGGGCCGGGCACCGGCGCCCGCGGGCGAGTACTACGGGGTCGGCGTCGACGCCGGAACCGTCGCGTTCACCGACGCCGCGGCCGTCGCTCGCTGCATGCCGGACGGCGACTGGTACGACGCCGTGTTCGACACCGGACGCCCGGACTCCTGGTTCGCGCTGATGGACTCCGCCGAACATCTCGTGGCGGGTTCGGCGAACATCGTCATGCCGGGCGCGCAGAACGGCGAGAACGTCGTACTGACGCACTCGGGCTGGGGCGACGGCTTCTACCCGGTGGTCGCCACCTACGACGACGCCGGGCGGCTCCTGGGCGTGCACATCGACACCCTGGTCGACGATCCCGACTATCTGGGAGACCAGTCGCCGCGCGACTGAGCCGCCCGGAGACTGTGGACCGGGCGTATACCCGAGCCGGCTACAGCCGGGCGGCCGCGAACCTCGCCGCATCGACCTGCATGCCGTTCCACTGATACAAAACATGCAGCGCGTTCCAGGTTCAAGCGGAGTCAGAGCGCTATCGTCGTCTCCTTGGCCGATCGCCTGCCAATGCCCCACGTCCCAGCGAGTCGGCTACCTCGGGCCGCTGCGGGTCCGCTCCTTACGTCCGCGCCAGCGCGCCGCGCAGCGTCCGGCGATCGAGCTTGCCTACCGCGGTCTTGGGGATGGCGTCGGTGAAGATCACCCGACGAGGCTTCTTGTATCCGGCCAGCCTGGTACCGACATGGGCGGTGAGCTCGGTGATGAGCGCCTCATCGGCGACTACCTCGGGGCCCACCACGATCACCGCCGTCACCACTTCCACCCAGGTGGGGTCCGGGGTTCCCACCACGGCCACCTCGCGTACCGCCGGATGCTCGAGCAGCACGTCCTCCACCTCACGCGGATAGACGTTGTAGCCGCCGCTGATGATCATGTCCGAGGTGCGGTCTTTGAGGTAGAGGAATCCGTGTTCGTCCAGCATGCCGACATCTCGGGTGTGCACCCAGCCATCACGGAAGGTCTGCTCAGTGAGTTCGGGCGCGTCGTAGTACCCCGCCACCGCCGACGGGCCGCGGACGACGATCTCGCCCGGTGACCCGGGTGCAACGTCGCTTCCCTCGTCGTCGATGAGGCGCAGCTCGATATCGGCCGAGATCTGCCCGCACGCTCCCAGGCGTTCGCCGACATGGTCTTCGGGCCGCAGTACCGCGATCGTCAGCGGGATCTCCGTCTGCCCGTAGTACTGCCAGAACCGCTCTCGCCCCCACACGTCCATTGCCCGCTCGATGGTCGGCCGCGGCATCGGCGAGGCACCGTAGATGACACGACGCAGCTCCGAGACCTCCGTCGTCTCGAAGTCGGGATGCTCGGTCAGCATCTGGATCATCGTGGGCACCAGGTTGATCACAGTGACCCGGTATCGAGTGATGGCCGTGAGAAATGCACCTGGCTCGAATCCCGGCAGGATCACCGTCTTGGCGCCGCGAAGCCAGAACGGCAGCACGAACACGCCAGAGGCGTGAATCAGACTGGCGGCGTGCAGCATCACATCGTCGGGCTGTACCGGGATCAGATTGAGCAACACGTTGCGGCAGATACCCGCATAGGACGACTGGGTGTGCTGTGCGGCCTTCAAGGTTCCCGTGGTACCCGAGGTGAAGAGGGTCAAGATGATGTCGTCCGGTTCGACGGGCACCTCGGGAAGGGTGGAGGGCATGCTCGCCGCGATATCCATCAACGCGGCAGACCAATCGGACCCGGTTTCTAGACCATGAAAACGCACCTCGGGCAGCAGCGCCGCCAACTCTGCGGCGCGATTCGCCAGATCCGCACCGTAAATAACCAGATCGCAATGCGTTTCGCGCAGCATGCGGGCATGCTCATCAACCGACAGCCGAGAGTTCAACGGGATCCGATTAATGCCGGCCTTCACACACGCCAT
The nucleotide sequence above comes from Gordonia sp. PP30. Encoded proteins:
- a CDS encoding alpha/beta hydrolase; its protein translation is MESEHLKVEHDGLTFDVHRSGPPRGPWVVLLHGFPVDSSCYDAVLPRVHDAGLRTLTIDQRGYSPGARPEAVDDYRLDRLAGDVLGVLGHLNIAYSMLVGHDWGGIVAWQLAAKHPERFTSLVAVSTGHPSAMADALALGDDQRTRSSYIKDFIAEGAEETLTARGGVLLRRAGLSADEVKPLLEPGRLAGPLGWYRANFTGNIAETLKCPPVEIPTTMLWSDGDAALGRDQAELSGRYVYGDYRFSELHGVDHWIPQRAPEAVASEIALRSALF
- a CDS encoding cobyric acid synthase yields the protein MTPIRGALLVGGTSSDAGKSLVTAGLCRSLARRGVRVAPFKAQNMSNNSAVTLDGGEIGRAQALQAAACGLEPDTRFNPVLLKPGSDRRSQVVVRGRAVGDVGAGDYQTWRARLADLVHDELSSLRSEFDVVIAEGAGSIAEINLRANDLANLGLAQRARLPVLVVADIDRGGALAGLFGTTAVLDPADQELVAGYVINKFRGDPAILTPGLDMLRERTGRPTLGVLPFHPDIWIDAEDSLASPVGRRVGPPAAGHRDATLAVAAIRLPRVSNATDVEALGCEPGVDVTWADDPAAVAAADLAVLPGTRATVDDLRWLRERGLDAALARRAAQGRPVLGICGGFQMLGRTIDDDVESRAGTVDGLGLLDVAIAFHPDKTLRRFTGDDGRNPVRGYEIHHGRVVRSAETPWLRDDTLGPEGARRGAVYGTHCHGLLESDDFRRAFLTEIASAAGKPGFVPEPGLRVTAVRENQLDLLADLVDEHLDMSAVQRLLTDGVPALPRVLSWLSWNPST
- a CDS encoding serine/threonine-protein kinase; the encoded protein is MTGPVPGGVFAGYDVLSLLGRGGMGTVFLVRNPHLDRREALKVLTVDAHGDFAARFAAEARTVASLDHPGIVTVYHHGITDGIPWFTMQFLAGNDLAGVGRLPLPEVREIVRQAGDALDYAHRRGVVHRDVKPANVQVGRTDAGAIDRVTVLDFGIARLAGATSLTAADSFVGTLTYSAPETVRGQRDVPAADQYSLACTAYELLTGRPPFAGLSTAALLSAQLNDTPPPISSLVPELAGLDPVFARALAKEPEQRYPSCAAFAAALTAGGEPASIRPPTRVAPVPLVPPPAAPSAPPPRGTRPFTAPAPPPPRPAPPAPARVPARTPRSRSSSTTIVLAVLAILLSVGVVAGALYLANSRSSGTPSPGPAPSTTTLTSTTTSTEEPASVWGLVVSPQGRVVRFKDYPSQDALLGAAANYGFNESWGYSTFSSGCAAVAHVTSGSSAYYTATAGTRSAASDAATARATSATGETSRIVSTLCVGDSF
- a CDS encoding potassium channel protein — protein: MVTKRHPPRRRTREPARKYEDPTSATVFVVLRRMRAPLITLIVVFAIGVVGLSLIPGRDELGHTVHLTLFDAFYVMSYTATTIGFGETPWPFTIAQRLWVTACIFMTVLGWAYLVGTLLSLVQDRGFRQVRARHRFSRQVMRIREPFLLVAGYGRAGEVLVRAFDAMAQQVVVIDPSAERIDELDLGSFRTEVPGLAADAGDPAQLRLAGIDHPCCAGVLALTGDDQVNLAVTMAAALLRPDLPVISHTIVGSTAEQMRAFGTPTVIDPFERFGDHLRLSLHSPAGYQLLTWLEAGPGAELPERGRTPPPGRWVVCGYGRFGHELTRYLREVGVEMTVIDARDIADLDSGSGIQVITGDASEPAVLAQAHLDTAVGLVAGTDDDVANLSILAGARKRNPELFLAGRQNRPTSAELFDAMNLDALLVPSDVVAHEAYARISSPLLSRFLRHIPAENEKWAADLISRLVNECGRTLPALWKIHLDDDHAPAIVGRLSSGEVCLGDLLRRPEDRTRRLHIVPVLLLRSDGTEIAAPPMDTRLEPGDELLLAGSGRERRGVESTLVVDVTAAYVLGGERLRRGPRIPAAWRRRPSEDDV
- a CDS encoding DUF6394 family protein, with protein sequence MNMSKVVFGFFVLLAATLNFGFVIGDLSDRNEHSVYELFAAITVSLIATVLKFGDRTQLGAVHLATSLVADLQLLAAVVVWVIAQQVSTHGLTSGAVASVVSLAAGALLANLVSVTLLVVETVTFHRG
- a CDS encoding TetR/AcrR family transcriptional regulator, whose protein sequence is MGEAMQAAGRPRSEQARLAVLRAVDDMLVEHGYAAMTMKGIAERAGVGRQTVYRWWSSKAEILLEASAADAARELAVVPQADPVAEVAAFLAGLSAFLTSSDAGLAYRALLGEAQHDATVARLLRGSDILGDAARAVVGRLIARGTLSGDPEALAAELVGPTLYRILADGEPVDDAESRRMAGRFLR
- a CDS encoding MFS transporter → MTTLDVAGPPGRTSARAAVAATAFAFLVTMMGTTIPTPLYSLYASEMAFSPLMVTVLFAVYALGVVGALSLFGRLSDDVGRRPVFLLAVGLALLSALLFLLPRSVALLIVARVVSGLAAGLMSGTGTAAVIDLFPAGKKALGGTLAVAANTGGLALGTLFAGVLADVAPHPLISPFAVYVVLCLIALAGLFAWAPAPTDRGRLRIRPRRLHVPRSIRGAFARAVLAAGTGFAVTGVLTAVSALFLARDLGLHSHSLAGFVVFLAFAAMAAGQLIARRLRPQTAIPAGCAGLVVAATLLATALGTITLWPLLAAALVLGISGGVCLNAGLATTVEQVPPEHRGEVSSSFFAGLYMMLAVPAIGVGLLAEPLGLRRAGLIFVGAVIVLAAGTAVAALHTTRRRADG
- a CDS encoding SRPBCC domain-containing protein, whose translation is MFDAERDPAVVELGIFVTGAPEIAWRALTEPDSIARWLAPTIGFAPAVGTTFIVQVPVPGKPAAEMSCQVVAADEQRQLTYSWTDLRGEPPLRWLVDWQLRPQGRGTRVLLHMSGFDVTDRRQKMARNAVERGWNNTVLPKLAAEIDALGAGSTE
- a CDS encoding DUF4241 domain-containing protein, which codes for MNPDQFHALRAGRFGGREHTVVPLGELHVRSGRLEASDPYVGLGEGLVVAVPPGTYPVAVTVVDVSDAQDGSHLRESHLSVIVAEGTPARIEFVVPEGRAPAPAGEYYGVGVDAGTVAFTDAAAVARCMPDGDWYDAVFDTGRPDSWFALMDSAEHLVAGSANIVMPGAQNGENVVLTHSGWGDGFYPVVATYDDAGRLLGVHIDTLVDDPDYLGDQSPRD
- a CDS encoding AMP-binding protein, with amino-acid sequence MSGPTTRELIIRGAREHADRVAVVVGDEERTFAQVDTLSNQLAHAFASVGGGHHARVGLLVNNGLLSVPVDMACVKAGINRIPLNSRLSVDEHARMLRETHCDLVIYGADLANRAAELAALLPEVRFHGLETGSDWSAALMDIAASMPSTLPEVPVEPDDIILTLFTSGTTGTLKAAQHTQSSYAGICRNVLLNLIPVQPDDVMLHAASLIHASGVFVLPFWLRGAKTVILPGFEPGAFLTAITRYRVTVINLVPTMIQMLTEHPDFETTEVSELRRVIYGASPMPRPTIERAMDVWGRERFWQYYGQTEIPLTIAVLRPEDHVGERLGACGQISADIELRLIDDEGSDVAPGSPGEIVVRGPSAVAGYYDAPELTEQTFRDGWVHTRDVGMLDEHGFLYLKDRTSDMIISGGYNVYPREVEDVLLEHPAVREVAVVGTPDPTWVEVVTAVIVVGPEVVADEALITELTAHVGTRLAGYKKPRRVIFTDAIPKTAVGKLDRRTLRGALART